In one Hymenobacter sp. DG25B genomic region, the following are encoded:
- the odhB gene encoding 2-oxoglutarate dehydrogenase complex dihydrolipoyllysine-residue succinyltransferase yields the protein MGLEIKIPAVGESITEVTIAKWLKKDGEAVKRDEVIAELESDKATFELPAETDGVLKIRVAEGETIGIGTVIADINGDGAAPTAAPAAAQAPAASAPAQPAADPVSKGEENPQASNQSGYGGSQAGSANTPTAAAAPASTGGGATVEMKIPAVGESITEVTVAKWLKEDGAQVQRDEIIAELESDKATFELPAEGSGILRHGAKEGETIGIGATIARIEGGSGAPAAVSAPAAAPASTQAAPAAAAAAAPATTSYATGTPSPAAGKILGEKGISPADVQGSGRDGRITKEDAQNAQARPAAPAPVAAPVAPATTAPAASGNSQPATGNRVQRRERMSNLRKTVARRLVTVKNETAMLTTFNEVNMQPIMDLRNKFKDKFKEKHNVGLGFMSFFTKAVCVALKEWPAVNAQIDGTDIVYNDFCDISIAVSAPKGLVVPVIRNAEELSFDGIEKEIQRLAGLARDNKLTIEQMTGGTFTITNGGVFGSMMSTPIINAPQSAILGMHNIVQRPIAENGQVVIRPMMYLALSYDHRIIDGRESVSFLVRVKELLEDPTRLLLGV from the coding sequence ATGGGTCTGGAAATTAAAATCCCCGCTGTCGGCGAGTCTATCACCGAGGTTACCATTGCCAAGTGGCTCAAGAAAGACGGCGAGGCCGTGAAGCGCGACGAAGTCATTGCCGAGCTGGAGTCAGACAAAGCCACGTTTGAGCTGCCTGCCGAAACCGATGGCGTGCTGAAAATCCGCGTGGCCGAAGGCGAAACCATTGGCATCGGAACTGTTATTGCGGATATCAACGGGGATGGTGCCGCGCCTACGGCGGCCCCCGCTGCGGCCCAGGCGCCAGCGGCCAGTGCCCCGGCGCAGCCCGCGGCTGACCCCGTAAGCAAAGGCGAGGAAAACCCCCAGGCCAGCAACCAAAGCGGCTACGGTGGCTCACAGGCGGGTTCCGCCAACACGCCTACGGCAGCCGCAGCACCGGCCAGCACCGGCGGGGGCGCTACGGTAGAAATGAAGATTCCGGCCGTGGGCGAATCCATCACGGAAGTAACGGTGGCCAAGTGGCTGAAGGAAGACGGTGCCCAGGTACAGCGCGACGAAATTATTGCCGAGCTGGAATCGGATAAGGCCACGTTTGAGCTGCCCGCCGAAGGCAGCGGCATTCTGCGCCATGGCGCGAAGGAAGGCGAAACCATCGGAATCGGGGCTACTATTGCCCGCATTGAAGGTGGTAGCGGCGCTCCGGCGGCCGTTTCAGCTCCGGCCGCTGCGCCTGCATCTACTCAGGCTGCGCCAGCTGCGGCAGCTGCGGCAGCTCCTGCCACTACCAGCTACGCTACGGGCACGCCCTCGCCGGCTGCTGGTAAAATCCTTGGTGAGAAAGGCATTAGCCCCGCCGATGTGCAGGGGTCCGGTCGGGATGGTCGCATAACGAAGGAAGATGCCCAGAACGCCCAGGCCCGTCCGGCTGCTCCGGCACCCGTTGCTGCCCCCGTGGCACCCGCCACAACTGCGCCCGCTGCCTCTGGCAACTCGCAACCGGCAACTGGCAACCGGGTGCAGCGCCGCGAGCGGATGAGCAACCTGCGTAAAACGGTGGCCCGCCGCCTGGTAACGGTGAAAAATGAAACGGCCATGCTCACCACCTTCAACGAGGTGAACATGCAGCCTATCATGGACCTGCGCAACAAGTTCAAGGACAAGTTTAAGGAGAAGCACAACGTGGGCCTCGGCTTCATGTCGTTCTTCACCAAGGCCGTGTGCGTGGCCCTGAAAGAGTGGCCCGCCGTGAATGCCCAGATTGATGGCACCGACATCGTGTACAACGACTTCTGTGACATCAGCATTGCTGTATCGGCCCCCAAAGGCCTGGTGGTGCCGGTTATCCGCAACGCCGAGGAGCTGTCGTTTGATGGTATCGAGAAAGAAATTCAGCGCCTCGCTGGCCTGGCCCGCGACAACAAGCTCACCATTGAGCAAATGACGGGTGGCACGTTCACCATCACCAACGGTGGGGTGTTCGGCTCCATGATGAGCACGCCTATCATCAACGCCCCGCAGTCGGCTATTCTGGGTATGCACAACATTGTGCAGCGCCCCATTGCCGAAAACGGTCAGGTGGTGATTCGCCCCATGATGTATCTGGCTTTGAGCTACGACCACCGCATCATCGACGGCCGCGAGTCGGTATCGTTCCTGGTGCGCGTGAAGGAGCTGCTGGAAGATCCGACCCGCCTGCTGCTGGGCGTATAA
- a CDS encoding 2-oxoglutarate dehydrogenase E1 component, with protein sequence MDAYSYIANAHGEYIDQLYQSYKNDPESVDFGWRKFFEGFDFSQQYPEGGMPQADGEGVLTTSASTNQAGEIRAVDKVSADKETQVRNLIHAYRSRGHLVARTNPVRERKDRKARLSISDFGLSEADLDTTFKNGEVLGLGPNAKLRDIVAALDKIYTRTIGFEYMYIRDPQVLDWFREKVEKDSLSFNPGIEYKKRILSKLNEAVVFENFLHTKFLGQKRFSLEGGETTIPALDAIIRKGAELGVEEVMIGMAHRGRLNVLANIMGKTYEQIFSEFEGTAVPDLTMGDGDVKYHMGYSSQVDAGGRTVNLKLAPNPSHLEAVNPVVEGFVRAKLDHGYANNYDKVLPILIHGDAAVAGQGIGYEVTQMSQLEGYKTGGTVHFVINNQVGFTTDFEDARSSIYSTDLAKIIDAPVLHVNGDDPEAVVFAVQLATEYRQQFHADIFIDMVCYRRHGHNESDEPKFTQPTLYNLISKHQNPREVYNAMLVQRGDVDAQLAAQMDKEFRDTLQARLDLVKQKPLPYNYQALENEWRSLRRSKPEDFEQSPQTGISEEVVLQVGKALTRLPEGFRPLKQIDKLMEERKKMFFDTRVLNWAAGELLAYGSLLAENHIVRLSGQDVQRGTFSHRHAVLHDAETSAPYNSLNHIVAGQEQLRIYNSLLSEYAVLGFEFGYAMANPTALVIWEAQFGDFANGAQTMIDQFIVSSESKWQRMNGLVMLLPHGYEGQGPEHSNARPERFLQLAAENNIVVANMTTPANFFHALRRQLTWEFRKPLVVMSPKSMLRHPLCVSPVEEFTSGTFREVLGDVYAEDKKVKRVLLCSGKVYFDLLDEQQQSKRTDVAIVRLEQLHPFPKKQLAVELAKYPKAKVYWVQEEPENMGYWNYLLRFMRRELEDVISRKPSASPATGYNKVHVKEQKELVARAFGVSTAEVEAENIKATAEVAKKQD encoded by the coding sequence ATGGACGCTTACTCTTACATCGCCAACGCCCACGGCGAATATATTGACCAACTGTACCAGTCCTATAAGAACGACCCCGAGTCGGTGGATTTTGGCTGGCGCAAGTTTTTTGAAGGTTTCGACTTCTCGCAGCAATACCCCGAAGGCGGTATGCCGCAGGCCGATGGCGAAGGCGTTTTAACGACCTCGGCCAGCACCAACCAGGCCGGCGAAATTCGTGCCGTTGATAAGGTTTCGGCCGACAAGGAAACCCAGGTTCGCAACCTGATTCATGCCTACCGCAGCCGCGGCCACCTGGTGGCCCGCACCAACCCGGTGCGCGAGCGGAAAGACCGCAAAGCCCGCCTCAGCATTTCAGACTTTGGCCTGAGCGAAGCCGACCTCGACACTACTTTTAAGAACGGCGAAGTACTGGGCCTGGGCCCGAACGCCAAGCTGCGCGACATTGTGGCGGCGCTGGATAAGATTTATACCCGGACCATCGGCTTCGAGTATATGTACATCCGCGACCCGCAGGTGCTCGACTGGTTCCGCGAGAAAGTAGAAAAGGACTCGCTGAGCTTTAACCCTGGCATCGAGTACAAAAAGCGCATCCTGAGCAAGCTAAACGAGGCCGTTGTATTCGAGAACTTCCTGCATACCAAGTTTCTGGGTCAGAAGCGCTTCTCGCTGGAAGGCGGTGAAACCACCATTCCCGCGCTGGATGCCATCATCCGGAAGGGCGCAGAGCTGGGCGTAGAGGAAGTGATGATTGGCATGGCCCACCGCGGCCGTCTGAACGTGCTGGCCAACATCATGGGCAAAACCTACGAGCAGATCTTCTCGGAATTCGAGGGAACGGCCGTGCCGGATTTGACCATGGGCGACGGCGACGTGAAGTACCACATGGGCTACAGCAGCCAGGTAGATGCCGGTGGCCGCACCGTGAACCTGAAGCTGGCGCCCAACCCCAGTCACCTGGAAGCGGTGAACCCCGTGGTGGAAGGCTTCGTGCGCGCCAAGCTGGACCACGGCTACGCCAACAACTACGATAAAGTACTGCCCATCCTGATTCACGGCGACGCCGCCGTGGCCGGTCAGGGCATTGGCTACGAGGTAACGCAGATGTCGCAGCTGGAAGGCTACAAAACGGGCGGCACGGTACACTTCGTTATCAACAACCAGGTAGGCTTTACCACCGATTTTGAAGACGCCCGCTCGTCTATCTATAGCACTGACCTGGCCAAGATTATTGATGCGCCCGTGCTGCACGTGAACGGTGACGACCCCGAAGCCGTGGTGTTTGCCGTGCAGCTGGCTACTGAGTACCGCCAGCAGTTCCACGCCGATATCTTTATTGATATGGTGTGCTACCGCCGCCACGGCCACAACGAGTCGGATGAGCCCAAGTTCACCCAGCCTACGCTCTACAACCTCATCAGCAAGCACCAGAACCCGCGTGAGGTGTACAACGCCATGCTGGTGCAGCGCGGCGACGTAGACGCGCAGCTGGCCGCCCAGATGGACAAGGAGTTCCGCGACACCCTGCAGGCCCGCCTGGACCTGGTGAAGCAGAAGCCGCTGCCTTATAACTATCAGGCCCTCGAAAACGAGTGGCGCAGCCTGCGCCGCAGCAAGCCTGAGGACTTTGAGCAGTCGCCGCAAACCGGCATCAGCGAAGAAGTAGTACTGCAGGTGGGCAAGGCCCTGACAAGACTGCCTGAAGGATTCCGCCCCCTCAAGCAGATTGATAAGCTGATGGAGGAGCGCAAGAAGATGTTCTTCGACACGCGCGTGCTGAACTGGGCCGCCGGCGAGTTGCTGGCCTACGGCTCGTTGCTGGCCGAGAATCACATTGTGCGCCTGAGCGGCCAGGATGTGCAGCGCGGCACGTTCTCGCACCGCCACGCCGTACTGCACGATGCCGAAACCTCGGCCCCGTACAACTCGCTCAATCACATTGTAGCAGGTCAGGAGCAGCTGCGCATCTACAACTCGCTGCTGAGCGAGTACGCGGTGCTGGGCTTTGAATTTGGCTATGCCATGGCTAATCCCACGGCGCTGGTTATCTGGGAAGCCCAGTTCGGCGACTTCGCCAACGGTGCCCAGACCATGATTGACCAGTTCATCGTGTCCTCAGAAAGCAAGTGGCAGCGCATGAACGGTTTGGTGATGCTGCTACCCCACGGCTACGAAGGCCAGGGACCGGAGCACTCCAACGCCCGCCCCGAGCGTTTCCTGCAGCTGGCCGCCGAGAACAACATTGTGGTAGCCAACATGACCACGCCGGCCAACTTCTTCCACGCCCTGCGTCGTCAGCTGACCTGGGAGTTCCGCAAGCCGCTGGTGGTCATGTCGCCCAAATCCATGCTGCGCCACCCGCTGTGCGTGTCGCCGGTGGAGGAGTTCACCTCCGGCACCTTCCGCGAAGTGCTGGGCGACGTGTACGCCGAGGACAAGAAAGTGAAGCGCGTGCTGCTGTGCTCGGGCAAAGTCTACTTTGATCTGCTGGACGAGCAGCAGCAGTCGAAACGGACTGACGTGGCCATTGTGCGCCTGGAGCAGCTGCACCCCTTCCCCAAAAAGCAGCTGGCCGTAGAGCTGGCCAAGTACCCCAAAGCTAAGGTGTACTGGGTTCAGGAAGAGCCCGAGAACATGGGCTACTGGAACTACCTGCTCCGCTTTATGCGTCGCGAGCTGGAAGATGTGATTTCGCGTAAGCCCTCCGCGTCGCCGGCTACCGGCTACAACAAGGTGCACGTGAAAGAGCAGAAAGAGCTGGTGGCCCGTGCCTTCGGTGTTTCCACGGCGGAAGTAGAAGCCGAAAACATCAAAGCCACCGCCGAAGTAGCCAAGAAGCAGGACTAG
- a CDS encoding L-dopachrome tautomerase-related protein, whose amino-acid sequence MKHFFLTSLTASTMLGMLLAGCQSGSQEAGSTAQAPTDSTAISTPATTSPSVVLELVAQNNRQWTGITIAPNGRRFVNFPRWSADVPVSVAELLPDGTTKPWPDAARNAWQPGASPDQKFACVQSVVADSKNRLWVVDPNNSEFKGVLPAGPRLHVFDIASSKLLRTYKFPAGTWNKQSYLNDVRVDVARNVAYLTDSGSGALLAVELGSGQVHRQLATDSVTKPNLPYLTFNGEKWTKQVHSDGIELSGSGDTLYFSVLTGDKLFRVPTRLLRRATPTDSLHAAVQTVATIGPADGLWRTRDGRIWSGALTSDAIRVTNPRTGQVSDVVKDARIRWADTFAEDANGYIYFTTSQLQYEPTKRGKYEIYRFRPQGK is encoded by the coding sequence ATGAAGCACTTCTTTCTTACTTCCCTGACTGCTTCCACCATGCTGGGCATGCTGCTGGCCGGTTGTCAGTCGGGCTCCCAGGAAGCCGGCAGCACCGCCCAGGCCCCCACCGATAGCACTGCCATTTCTACTCCTGCCACTACTTCCCCGAGCGTGGTACTGGAGCTGGTGGCACAAAACAACCGGCAATGGACCGGCATCACCATTGCCCCCAACGGCCGCCGCTTCGTGAATTTCCCGCGCTGGTCGGCTGATGTGCCTGTTTCCGTAGCCGAACTGCTGCCCGATGGCACTACCAAACCCTGGCCCGATGCCGCCCGCAATGCCTGGCAGCCCGGCGCCTCACCCGACCAGAAGTTTGCGTGTGTGCAAAGCGTGGTAGCCGATAGTAAAAACCGCCTGTGGGTGGTAGACCCCAACAATTCCGAGTTTAAAGGCGTGCTCCCCGCCGGCCCCCGCCTGCACGTTTTTGATATTGCCAGCAGCAAGCTCCTGCGTACCTATAAATTTCCGGCCGGTACCTGGAACAAGCAGTCCTACCTGAATGATGTGCGGGTTGATGTGGCCCGCAATGTGGCCTACCTCACCGATTCCGGCTCCGGCGCGCTGCTGGCGGTAGAGCTGGGTTCCGGCCAGGTGCACCGCCAGCTGGCCACCGATTCCGTCACTAAACCCAATCTGCCCTACCTCACTTTCAATGGAGAAAAGTGGACCAAACAGGTGCATTCCGATGGTATTGAGCTATCCGGCAGCGGCGACACACTCTACTTTTCCGTGCTCACTGGGGATAAGCTCTTCCGGGTGCCTACGCGCCTGCTGCGCCGGGCTACCCCTACCGATAGCCTGCATGCTGCCGTACAAACCGTTGCCACCATCGGCCCCGCCGATGGCCTGTGGCGCACCCGGGATGGTCGTATCTGGTCCGGCGCGCTTACCTCGGATGCTATTCGGGTAACCAACCCCCGCACCGGCCAAGTGTCCGACGTAGTGAAAGATGCCCGCATCCGGTGGGCCGATACGTTTGCTGAGGATGCCAACGGCTATATCTATTTCACTACTTCCCAGCTGCAGTATGAGCCCACTAAGCGGGGTAAGTACGAAATCTACCGCTTCCGCCCACAAGGGAAGTAA
- a CDS encoding WG repeat-containing protein produces MLYEVLFSAFPTPTRQAQYEAVREALQAEAEAPDTLLLGQLAVADGLVLDAVLIRPHAVVILLLEPHGGHLTLTDFATAPWQLSGAALPCKNAANPYQAFQLQKEALAAFLRPHLTADQANLNFTTGLLLFGEPVTFSPEVEAGMSAVPGSGSFHLLADPARFTRRLSQLATPEIDLSAVELTQLAHTLGAAPATISAGSSPTEAEATPGNTPEQEPAYPENAGDFFRQKVAQLWSWLGADDIEDVDRNAYQTTSGQTHQQEKQELEQLRATMQAELARQLQAMEARDVEREQSIAQLRAQLAQAPAVAPEAATIRQQLATENQEKEALEEAIRASQAESAARNQALDAKIRQLEEQIQQQSSAASQLKGLVGPGFRRVRAWRRRLPRVGVAAAGVAVVGLSLWGLSHLTADAPHPFQKDGLWGYADEDGDLVIPARYNSVEEFDANGHAVVKKDGAYGFIDTDGDEVLPPAYDALKTYADGYARVRIGELYTFVDEDGQEFPQYFYNALDFSEGRAAVLNQRGWFYITGPEESETPPPVFQEAYSFHKGVARVKMKGHYTFITPRYLANPDRGTEPFGQYTQASDFVDGKARVTQDGKTFFIDADGDPVEN; encoded by the coding sequence ATGTTATACGAAGTTCTCTTTTCCGCCTTCCCCACCCCTACCCGGCAAGCTCAGTATGAAGCGGTGCGGGAGGCCTTACAAGCGGAAGCCGAGGCCCCCGACACCCTGTTGCTGGGCCAGCTGGCCGTAGCCGACGGCCTGGTGCTGGATGCCGTGCTTATTCGCCCCCACGCGGTGGTTATTCTCCTGCTGGAGCCCCACGGCGGCCACCTCACCCTCACTGATTTTGCCACCGCGCCCTGGCAGCTGAGCGGTGCCGCGCTGCCCTGCAAGAACGCGGCTAACCCCTACCAGGCCTTTCAACTGCAAAAAGAAGCCTTAGCTGCTTTCCTGCGCCCCCACCTCACGGCCGATCAGGCGAATCTGAACTTCACCACCGGGCTATTGCTGTTTGGCGAGCCGGTTACCTTTTCCCCGGAGGTAGAAGCCGGCATGAGTGCCGTGCCCGGCTCCGGCAGCTTTCATCTGCTTGCAGACCCCGCCCGCTTTACCCGCCGGCTAAGCCAGCTGGCCACGCCCGAAATAGATCTTTCTGCCGTTGAGCTAACCCAATTGGCCCACACGCTGGGTGCCGCGCCGGCTACTATCTCCGCAGGCAGCTCCCCTACCGAGGCCGAAGCAACTCCCGGAAATACCCCTGAACAGGAACCGGCCTACCCGGAAAATGCCGGCGACTTTTTCCGGCAGAAAGTAGCCCAGCTCTGGAGCTGGCTGGGGGCCGATGATATTGAGGATGTAGACCGCAACGCCTACCAAACCACATCCGGGCAAACCCATCAGCAGGAAAAGCAGGAGTTGGAGCAGCTGCGCGCCACTATGCAGGCCGAGCTGGCCCGGCAGCTGCAGGCCATGGAAGCCCGCGACGTCGAGCGGGAGCAAAGCATTGCCCAGCTGCGCGCCCAACTGGCGCAGGCCCCGGCCGTAGCGCCCGAAGCCGCCACCATACGCCAGCAGCTGGCCACCGAAAACCAGGAGAAAGAGGCGCTGGAAGAAGCTATCCGCGCCTCACAGGCCGAATCGGCGGCCCGCAACCAGGCCCTGGATGCTAAAATCAGGCAACTGGAAGAGCAGATTCAGCAGCAGTCATCGGCCGCCAGCCAGCTGAAAGGACTGGTGGGGCCCGGATTTCGGCGCGTGCGGGCCTGGCGCCGCCGCCTGCCCCGGGTAGGGGTGGCAGCGGCCGGCGTGGCCGTAGTGGGCCTGAGCTTATGGGGCCTCAGCCACCTCACCGCCGATGCGCCCCACCCCTTTCAAAAGGATGGCCTGTGGGGCTACGCCGATGAGGATGGCGACCTGGTGATTCCGGCCCGCTATAACTCCGTGGAAGAGTTTGACGCCAATGGCCATGCCGTAGTCAAGAAAGACGGGGCTTATGGCTTTATCGATACGGATGGGGACGAAGTGCTGCCGCCGGCTTACGATGCCTTAAAAACGTACGCCGATGGCTACGCCCGGGTCCGCATCGGCGAGCTGTACACGTTTGTGGATGAGGACGGCCAGGAATTTCCGCAGTATTTCTACAATGCGCTGGACTTTAGCGAGGGCCGGGCCGCGGTGCTCAACCAGCGGGGTTGGTTTTACATTACCGGGCCCGAGGAAAGCGAAACTCCACCGCCGGTTTTTCAGGAAGCTTATTCCTTCCATAAAGGGGTGGCCCGCGTAAAAATGAAAGGCCACTATACCTTTATTACCCCCCGCTACCTCGCCAACCCCGACCGGGGTACGGAACCCTTTGGCCAATACACTCAAGCCAGCGACTTTGTTGACGGGAAAGCCCGGGTTACGCAGGACGGCAAAACCTTCTTTATTGACGCCGACGGCGACCCGGTGGAAAACTAG
- a CDS encoding DUF6799 domain-containing protein, producing the protein MILVRFCLFACLWLSFLVSHAQSSNDGFVRRDGTMYVVRNGAQRPMTQDVHLPNGRTVSRDGFIVETDGRHTELAEGQGCTLLGAVVAVHAGSNGQLTLASPARPSSATRRVSAGSGGGQRWEGPRGKAKGHKKKGKHKGWKFLFDD; encoded by the coding sequence ATGATTCTGGTTCGCTTTTGCCTTTTTGCTTGTCTGTGGCTGTCGTTTTTAGTTAGCCACGCCCAATCTTCCAACGATGGTTTCGTGCGCCGCGACGGCACCATGTACGTGGTGCGCAACGGCGCCCAGCGGCCCATGACGCAGGATGTACACCTGCCCAATGGCCGCACCGTAAGCCGGGATGGATTTATTGTGGAAACCGATGGCCGCCACACGGAGCTGGCCGAAGGGCAGGGCTGCACGCTGCTGGGCGCGGTGGTTGCCGTGCATGCCGGCAGTAATGGCCAGCTAACCCTGGCCTCGCCGGCCCGTCCATCCTCCGCTACCCGTCGGGTGTCGGCTGGTTCTGGCGGGGGGCAGCGCTGGGAAGGACCGCGGGGCAAAGCCAAAGGCCACAAGAAAAAAGGCAAGCACAAAGGCTGGAAATTTCTCTTTGATGACTAA
- a CDS encoding CsbD family protein produces MDVNRNNLDDKTELRARGNWNEIKGQAKQKWGNLTDNDLDYEEGKQDEWFGRMQEKTGETLSDIKSWFQRTF; encoded by the coding sequence ATGGACGTTAATCGTAATAACCTGGACGATAAGACCGAGCTGCGTGCCCGCGGAAACTGGAATGAGATTAAAGGCCAGGCCAAGCAGAAGTGGGGTAACCTCACCGATAATGACCTGGACTATGAAGAAGGCAAGCAGGACGAATGGTTTGGGCGGATGCAGGAGAAAACCGGCGAAACCCTGAGTGACATCAAATCCTGGTTTCAGCGCACGTTTTAA